One Oryzias latipes chromosome 21, ASM223467v1 genomic window, CATCCTCTTTTTGCCTCTTACCTTTTTTGCTTTGTTgcacagagggaggaggagtGGCCACCTTCATCGCCAAGCCATAAGCTCCTCTGAATGAGTGGCTGTCCCGGATGACAAAAGCTCCAGGCTCTCTGTCTTTCAGCAGGCTGATAGCTGTAAAATTAGACAAACTTAACTTATTACAATGAAACACCTACTGAGCAGAAAAAGAGACTTTAGCAAACTGAAAAATACTGCAGATATTGCACCATTACCAAGACAGCCATGGCATTAGCCTAAAACTTTAGGACCAAATAGTCCAAAAAGATTAAAGTGGAATTATCCTCGGCTTCAGCTTCTGTTTAGTTTGTTTCTCAGTGCTATCAATAATCATTATGAAACAATCAACCAGATTGCATCAACATAATCTCAGAGATGAGATGAAGAAACACTTCAGGTTTTAAAACTGTCTAAAAGGAAACCATCTTACAGCAAAGATTGAGATTTTCTAGACAGAAAAGTGACAATAGCGTTCAGAAAAACAAGGTCTGTCTACATTTGACTGAAAAAGGTTCTATAGGCTAAAATGATTGTTCATatttaaatttatatatatatatatatatatatatatatatatatatatatatatatatatatatatatatatatatatatatatatatatgtgtgtgtatatacataCAGTATATACATATTTGACTTAAATATGAAAGATCTTTTTTCCCTGACTCATTAGAAGTTTAACCAAACTTCAAACACACTTTTTATTTACTCAAAATTCCTAACTTTTTCCTTTGTGACAGTTAAGGCAACGAAGATAGATGAGGCCAGCAATGCAGATAGATCAAAATTCCTAACATATGGTGTGGTTTTCACTGTGGTACTGCCCTGCACCAAGTATAAACTATGCCTCTGATGTCATTGCAATTGAGCATGTGAAATTATTTAACATGACACAATCCAACATAATGCCATGGCAAAAAGCACATGAGGCAACCAGTTGAAGTGGATattcaataaaatacatttgtatgTTGCTACTGTAAATCTTACAAAATGTAGTACTAGCAAAAGTAAAATGACTGGTTAAAACTGCACCAAGTTTGTTGTCAAGGACACCGACATTTTAAATACCACGAAGACAAAACAAGGTGGCAAAATAAGTTGGACAAGTCGGACATGTGTTATTTTGATGACAGTTCTAGCTGTTTCACTGACCTCATTGTCAAGAAAGGGAGAAGTCTTAAAGCGGCTCACCCTGTTCCCTGGAGATCTCCGGCTTGTACCAGAACTTGGATGTGTCTTGGACAAACTTAACGTTGAGCCGATTCTCTAGGCTTCCGtctgcataaaaatgaaaagctgtCATCAAAAATCTGTGACTGATTCCTTTATGTTTTGTTATAAACAGTTTCTGGAACAAACATCAAGGTCTTCCGAAGACCACCTACAggtgaaagatttgaaaacactAAATAATGCTACTTATTATGCTATTCAATTTCGTGTCAGTCAAGTTGGGTGAAACTGTATCTGCTCGAAAGTAtgattaaaaagttaaaatgcaaactttttggTAATTCTTCCAGTTTTATAGAACAAAATACAAAGTTCTGGAATTTTGATCCTCAAAAACATTAATATCCTTACCGGGAATATTGAACTTTGAGAAGTCAGAAAGTGTATGAAAGTAGCCTGGAGTGCTTCCTCCACTCATGGGAGACATTATCTTCCCGTTTATGGTGCCATAAGAAAGTGCTCCATTTGGTCGGTCACCACTGGACATCCGCCTCTTCTCTGGGAGTTGGGGTTGGGTGGCTGGGGCTGGGCTCCCTTGTCGAAAACCACCTATCCCAATTATCCCACCATCCTGGTAGTTTGCAGGTGAGATGGGGAAAGAGGGAGTAGGTGGTCCTTGGTAGCCGGAGGAGCTACTCTGTCTTGACAGGTTCCCATGCCTTTCATCTGGTGTGGTGTAGCCACTATGGATAGGGTGCCGATCCAAACTGGGACTTCTCTGGGACATCTgtgaaacagatggatgacggccCAGCACTGGACTTCCTTGTGGATTTGTGATGGAAGGCTGTCTGCTCAGAACGGGACTGGTCTGAATAGGCTGACCCAAGGAGGGCTGCCTGCTGAGGACTGGGCTGTGAGGAGACATCTGTCCCAAAGAACCTTGTCTACTGAGAACAGGACTGGCCTGGGCGCCCTGAGATAGACGATGACCAAGAACTGGACTACCACCTAGTCCTGCAACACCCACCTCAAACCCGTTGGCAGGCGATTTTTGAGCCAACCATATCGAGCCATCTTGTTTAGCACTCAATTGCTGATAAAGACCCTGGTTGGGTGTGGATTGGTGTTCCACAAAGGGGCTTCTGTGGTTTAATAGTGTCTTAGAGGGCTCTGAAACTGACAGCCCAGGGTCAGAAGCCACATAACCCCCCAGTACGCTGTTAGACCCAAGGTAGGACTGTGTTGGGGTAGTGTTGCCCAGGTGGGAGGAGGTTGGAGAGCTAGAATCCAGGTAGGAAGAAGCAGGGGTTGCTGGTGCCTGATAGGATGGAGTGGGAGTGGGAAATGAAATTTCTGTAGCTTGAGACTGAAATCCAGAATCAGTAGTTGGTTGGGAGGAAGTGCTAACATTGCTGTCAACTAAGAGGTGtccactgaaataaaaataagaccaaaagaaacagctgattattctttcctttactgACATTTCACCAAAGAACTGTTGTTAAAGATTTGTCTTTATATAAACTCTTCAaagatgcacatttttttattgtaggtAATAGATCAGATCTAGCTTTGGAATCATAAGTAAGGATGTCAGACATACCCCTGTGAGCACCGGATGGGACTGCTGCTGGACAAAGGTGGGTTCATTGTTTGGTTGCTGGGACTAAGATTTCCCAGCTGACCCTTTGCATCTTCTGGAGGGCTGAGGCTTCGGGGCGACGTGGATGGCTCTCCGCCCGACACTGCCGACCTTGCCACAGACTCTACATAGCTTCTTGGTGCTgcacagtaaaaagaaaaactattattAACTCTACAGTTACAGCAAGtgtaatttatttctttttactcAATGATTCTTGATTGAGAATTTTACAGACAGGGTCTGAAATGAGGATTATACTATGAGAAAAATGGTTTAGTGGCAAAACGATGGGAATAATTTGACGAATATTGGATTTAGTTTTAATAACCAATGTGACTTGACTCCTATATGGACTGTTGCATAAAGGTTAAGATATAGTTAATGGGATGAAGAACCCTAAAACATTGGATGTTGATAAGAACTTCTGGCATTCCAGACCACTCTTACCTTCATCACACTCACTGAATTCACCATCTGAGTGCCATTATTGGAGACacaaaatattgtaaaagaaaaattacaccTGATTACCTGCTTTCTCCATAAGTGTTGATGTCATATGCTTTGAAATAATCTACACTTTGAGAAtactttttcttaaatcaaCTCTAAACAGTCATTTCACACTCGTGTTCCTCAGATGATCTAAGCTAAAACACCATCTTTAGCCAGACTAATTCAGTAAAGTTGTAGGTGTATGATCAAATATTTGAAGTCATCTTTGAAGTCCTTAAAGGTCCTGATCAAAGCAACAATACTTTGATTCAGGATGTGTTCTATGAACCAACCTGAGCCTGTTTGATGAAGTAAGATTTCTGCTGGGTTGTGAGGCTTCAGTCCCAGAGCTGACAAGGGAGTCTTGGCAAGACCAGGAGGTGAGCGAcctaaagaaagagaagaccTTTTTTACTACCCACAATCAAACATCACAGCTATCCTGACAGCTGCTACCTGTTAAAAAGCATAATACAAGACTTCAAAAAAGTCTTTACACACTTTAGTCATTAAATTGTGTTGACGTTCAATCAGACAATAACAGGTATGAAGCTGTCAAGAGTAGATTAGGTTAACACACAAATTGCAACATGATCAGGAAAGCGTGTTCATGCTTCGTACTCTTATGAAGGTTAAAACAAGCATGCAACCATTGATGGTTTCAGCCAGATTCTTCCATGCAAAAAACACGGTGCATGAGAACAAAATGACATCCAAGCAAAGCGGAGCCAAAGTGGATTCATAAGCTCTTCTGGTGGAGAGCTGTAGtactgaatttgttttttacttttctgtatTCATgatttatattctttttttttttcatttaaaaaaattgcataaagAGCTTTAACAGAGACACTTATTATGAACTGCTCTACCAGTCCCTTTCTTGGCTGAACACAATAAGTCATTTAGAAAGGGAAAAACTGGTGGTACAATTATCAAAAGAATAAATTATAGACAGCTAAGAATATTGCAGGGAGAGAAATGCAATCATGAATGACAACAGGAACACAGAGACTAGCAACTGGTAAGATGTTGTGGTAAATGGTAGTTTTTACAGAAATATTGCAAGTTTGCATCACCTTCATTTTTACTGATCAGCCTGTTTTTGTCAGCAAAGGTAAactgatcaattttaaaagaaagtgcCACTCTCCTGTGACTGTCATGCCAAAGCACTGCAGGACTGACAAATGAGGGGTGAAAGGTCACTCAGGGAGAACAAAGGGCTCAGCTCCACATGACTGACAACGTGGGACAGTGGAACTCTGGTACAGGCATTGTGCATCTTCCACTTACCAAAGAATCCCAATCAATTCTTTGAACACAGATGCACCTCCATTGATTATGGGTGGGCTGAGAatgagtttgtgtgtttatcTTTAACTAAAGTAGTGTTAATTTTGTCTTTTAGTTAGGGATTGGTACAGAAACTCTGTGCCAAGTTGGTACTGGTACCACTGTATATGGTACTAGCTGAACAGTATGAAAAAATTTGGTGTATTCTATTCAATTTTGCTGTAAATCTCCAGCTGACCCTCTTAATTCAATTAgattaggttttatttttatagcccaatattactaCACAGTTGTCTAAATGAGGTTTACTAATTTTACAAAACTTAAAATTAGCTATAAACTACAATAGGTGATtgctaaaataaattaaacagactaagctaaactgggcatacctgcccttagaccctctttcccggtaaggaaaaactcctaaaaaaaacagatttcaggaaaaaaaaaaagaagtaaccTCACGGATGGTCACATGAAGTATTGTGGGTGGCCTCCTATAGAATGGGGTACTTGGAGCTTTAGTCAAATTGCCAAAGGCAAAGCGAGCAAAAGTTTGGCCGTAATTCAAACTAAAAGATTCTAATTCAGTGACCTGATGTATAAAAGTGCAGAAatacatgttttctgttttctgttaattgactgtcagaaaaaatgaaatacagcATCTTGCTCAAACTTGAACGCTCTCCTTCTAACGCTGCTAAGTCACACTTAAATATTTttggggggagaaaaaaaaaatcacttcattttttaaacgCCAGTTTGAGGACTGTTTAGGCACCAAAACCATTTCAAAAGTATTGGGTCAGCACCAGCACCTTATAAAATCCaaacggtacccatccctattTTAAGTGCATCTTCTCAGTTGTTAACCTATTGTAGTAAATTGAAAAAACTCATTTGTTAAGTGCTGTGATTTCttcaaaaactgtaaacaaagtGAGGTAGACCTGAAAGGACAAAATGTGTTAAGGCAACACTAAAGGTGACATTTTGATTCCGCTTACTTTGCCCAACGACCCACaaaatttgcattaaaaatatactttgtgtttttgtgattgcctctttggaaaaagattaaagaaaactaaaaagcaaaacttaaaaaaagaaaaagtgagggTTTATGACTGTAAATCAttgtaaaatttttaaaaagactgcTAGGTTTGAATCTTTGATTTCAAAGTTGAACCAGATTTTTTTCACTTAGATAAAATAAGTAGCGTGATAAAAAGATATATACAACCTCCAGCATAAATCACTTCATTATGTAACCAAGCTCCACAGTACCATCTGTCTGTCGGGTGAAAGACTTACACAGATTGAAGTAAGGGGTTTGCGGTGACATGGGAAAGGCAGGGGTTTGGGGAAACACCTCACCACCAACTGTGGGTGTAGGACTGATTTGTCCTCCATCCATTTCTTCAAAGGCCTCCTTGTAGCTGTGCAGATTTCTCTGGAATGGGTGATATTGGGATGAGAATGTAACTCCACAATACACAACAAAGTAAATGAGTGTTTTTATAGCCCGTGTTTATTTTATACCTCCCTTGGTCGTCCACCGGGGTTCATTCCTATGGCATGGACAAACTCAGGAGAGACACATCGAATTGGGGAGCGCATCGGAATATCAGGAGATTTGCCGTCATCAGAATGTCCCTCACTGGTGATGCGACGGCGAGGAAGAGTTGAAGGCTCCTCAAAGGAAGCTGTACGTGCCTGGACACCTGAGATGTTGCATAAATGagtgttaaattaaaaaaaagaagccaggTTGACGGTCCTCAGGTAGCTTAACACCATCACTGTCGGCCTCTGTGGATGCTCACTGTGTGTAGAGGATCACACTTTGCAAAGCATTAGCATGATGCTTTGTGAACTCAAAATTTTGCATTTAACATGCAAGAGGatctttaaataaactttaaactaaaatatgtaataagtctttttaatacataaaatatttatacTTGAAAACTCAACAATAAAAAGTAGATACACTCACTGTAACAGTTTGTTAAAATGCCAATAAATTTAGCTAATCTTGCTAAAGAGCTTCTCAAAAATGcttgaaacacaaaacaaacaacaatggAGTTAAGAAGATTATTATTCATAAGCCAATAAGAGACCAGTGACTGTAACACAGAGCAAGCAAAGCAGGAAAAGCTGGCAAATACATCAAAGCTCAAAAGTGGGACCACCACTTGTTGCCACTCATTATTGTAAAAGAGCATAATTAGAGggagaaaaaaggtgaaaaaagcaCCATTGTATTTTGTATTAATATAAAACAAGCTGAGTCAGTAAATTCTGTGGTGTGTTTGTTCTGAGGCAGTTCAGTTTATCTGTTTCCTCCCCTACAATGTTACACTTGAGGGtgcatcccattttttcttaaataatcaaaaagttgatttattattgtaatttaGATCAAAGAGTTGTGAGTATTCAGAAGACCAATAAACAAGAGCAACATGAAAGGTTGTTGGGTTTAAACCAGAGCTGCCCAGTCCTAGTCATTGAGATCAACCGGCCTGCCTGTTTTCCACTTCCCTTTTGCTTTCTACTGATGAGCTGACTCAAGTCTACATGTCCCCATAGAGCAGACTGCCAAAGAACTCTTGAGGCTGAGAAATCCCGGGAATACTTAAAGCTTAAGCCGACACGATTCTGGAtaagatcattttaaaatctCTGATTGGgtttaaaagagtaaaaaaatattgaaaccaTGCAGAATGCAACAACTGCAATAAATGTCTATAGAGAGGAGTTACTGGCTATAGATGGATAAGGCTGACATTCAAAATTGTCAGGAATTCAGTTTTTTGCCAATAAACAATAAACCACATGGAGTTAAAATGCTTTGATTAAATGCCAAATTAACCATCCcaatttttcattatttctatTCTATGAAACTtgtaaagatttattttcaattaaaagCAATAAATTCTGCATATCTAAGTGAGACTAATGCCATCTGTGAGcattattgattaaaataaagcataaaataCTTCATTGCATGCCAAATACCACTGGGTTTGACAGCTTTGaaaagccccaaaacagaacgcACCCACTGTTGCATCATTGATTAAAAACCAAGAACCAGATGTGGTCAATGCACCCTTTCCTACAGAGTGCTGTCAAACGCTACACTTTGCCTGACTGTAAGCAAAGTGTTTACCACTCAGTATCCCAAAACTCATACTTtaaccccctttttttgttttaagacttttaagaCTTCGTTTATCCTGTTACAATACAGCTGTACTTGAGAAATTATCCTGTGCACGTCTTATTTCTCGATGACAGCAAAAATCACCTAATCAATAGTTGTGTCCAGCCTAGCAGTTTAAAGTCTACTCTAACATCTAATTTTGATAGACTGCTGCATCTTTGCAGAAAGGATATTGCTGTCTGTGGTAGAGGGCCCAGACTGGGCTTTATACAATAACGTCTGGATTGTGGTCACTAACTCTCAGTGGACACATACAGGATCAGTAGCGCTGTCTTTCTTGTGCATTTCACTTTCTCTGTCGGTCTTTGTAAATCTTGAAAagggagcaaatgaaaaaggcAGCTTTGAATGAGGCCAGTGTCCGGGACTCAGTATTGTTCCTGAAGTTTGGCAAAACAGATCTTGTGACATGGTCTCCTGGCAAGGGACAGAGCCTTCTTTGTGCTTCCCTTGTCTCATTCTTGAGAAACTTATCCAATAGGGATTTTTCAGTGCCACATTTAGGGTGACTCTTTTACTTTCAGTAGAAAAAAATTTGCAACTCAGAACAAACACTAATCTCAAGCACATATAAAGAGGATAataagcatgtttttttaatttttgatgaTGCTGCCCTCTGATTAAACATGTCAAACATtagttttatgttaaaaataaaccaaacgtACTGTAGACATACACAATTAATAAATGCACCCCACTGCAATCAAAGGTTAAGCAGAAGCAAAACACGAAACCCTTCGAAAGGATCTGTCCTTTCATTTTTAAGGGTTCCTTCATACAGGATGGGAGAACCAACCCGAGAGGGAGTGAGAACGACGATGATCAGACTGAGCGGAGGTCATGCTTGGGATGGCGCTTTGGGCGCGAGCCGTGTACTCTGGGATGAATGATGAAATAAAGATTAAGATAAAGTAAGAAAAGCAGAGAGATGAAAGCTGgcctaaaaaagaacaaatgtatgcaatgtttatttaaagacccactcatattgtcaaagcgttcctggtgcttttttaattatgattatgccatttttagccaaatcaaaaaactttttgtttactACGGCATAGTTTCTGCTGGGTGGCAGTTgttaattagaaattcgcctctaagTTTTGGGCATGAAACCCTACCCAACATCCCATCACCCTACTGTTTACTTGCTCttcctctagcttacagccactcacacccccaacctaacataaccCATCCAACcaaaatagcgagcaatatcagagctattcaaccttacagttttgaaccagatctCAGCtcgaacgaggaaaacaaagacatgcatggatctatttgtctgaaaattgatgcatcagaatggaatggatcacagagcttgtggcctgcccagaaTATTTTCTACTTAACTGTAGAATACAATcgttttgaacaaagaaatacccggaaaaatgattttaaactttattattttatatatgttctccatcatcagaaaaatgccacaagaacatgttagaaacactaaaaacacttttttttatcagtggGTCTGTAATCCATGTAGAACTGTAGtcgagaggaaaaaaaaggttcaagttTAAGAAGGGTGAGAAGAGATTTAAAATTTTCATAAACTGTGCTCGTCTATCCTTGCAGTTCTCTGCTTGATGTTTTAGCTCACAAGCATTTAGCAGGTTTTGTCAATCAACAACATGTTTTGCACAGTTATTTTAGTCTGATCCCTCTTGCCAAACATGTTGTGACCTCaaataaaagcatgtaagaGATGCAGACTTCTATTGGCCGACATAACTGGTCAAGTTTATTACCAAGATTTGCAGCGAGTACTGGGTTGACAAGCTATGTGTTGGCATGAAAGAAATGAGTGTTTGATCTTACCAGCTACTCTTTGGGCCACCAGACCTTCAACATTGCAGACCTCCTCGGGCTCGCGCTCTCTTAGTTGAGGTGATGTTGAGTCAGAAGTGGGGATTCTTTGGGGTTCAGAGACCTCCAAGGAATGGAGCTGTGTACTTGGAGGGAATGTGCTGATGGATTTTTGCTGAAGAGAACCACTTGTGGAAGGGAAGACCTGTGAGGAAAGAGTGGCTCCAACTGTTTCAGAAGTCAAAggtctgtggacaggtgcaggcTCTGGAGTACTAGGCTTTGTCTGTATCATCTGAGCCAATAGTGACTGGCTGCCTAAGCTGGATGGCTCTGCAGTGTGGGTATGAACGGCAGCATCAGCCTGATAAGAGAGCCTGGCTTGGTTCTGAGAGAAGGAAGGCTGGGTTGTTACTACAAAACTGTTTTCCTTCAATGGAGCACTTTGGGATTTCATCACAGCGGAAAGGCCTGGTTCCAGGTCCAACATAAGAAGGTTGAGGGTTTCAATAGACTGCTCGATTTCTTGCTGGGAGGCACTGTGGCGATGAGGAAACTGTGGCAGGCTGTGGTGGCTGGACATTCCTACAGAAGGAGGTGGACTAAAAGTAAGACCTTCAGTAAGTGGCTCCTCGGGTATTCCAAACTGATGCCAAATATTGAGACCACGCTGGACCGCATCCCTGCTACTTGTAGTGCGGGTGGGAGCCGGTGGCATTGACTTTAGATCTGTGCCAAATGAGTGAGAGCGATACAGACTGCTGTTTTGAAAAGCCATGTAATTGGCAGAGGACGGTGTCGTGTTGTTTTGGTTCAAACTCGTGGATTTGTCCGATTTGACAACGTTGGATTGGGTGAATTCCAGGGGTTTCTCTGGGACGCTGCGCTCCAGGTATGGCAGATGATCCTGGCCGTTGATGACAGGCTCAGATTGGAAGTACAGATCTGCTGGTGTAGCCCGCCCATCCGTGGAGGAAAAAGTTCCCAGGCTGTCCACGCTGTTGCCCTCTTGAGTAGTAGGCAGCTCATCGTCTAAAATGTCGGTTTCTCGGTCGATGCTATTGTTCCCGTTAACATGGACCTGGGCGGGCACAAGGTGGAGCATCCCTCCAGGAGCAGATGTTGGGGTGGACAGGTAAGCCTGTCTGTTCATGGGCCCCTCCAAGCCACTCAGTAGTTGTTCGAGCTCTTTCTTCTCTTGAGGACTTATTGGTTGTTGAACAGGTGTTGGGGGGTGATGGACAGTGGGTAAGTCCTCACCCACAGGAATGTGTGTCTGGCTCACTGTGGAAACCTGAAGAACTGCTTCATCTGTTCGATCAGTTTTGATAGAAGCAGTGGAGTTTCCTGAGTCGCTGCTCACAGACAGTGCGTGGTCCACAGCAGGCAGGGCATGTTCTGCAGCAGTGGACGGAAGGCCGTTCGGTGTGACTGTTCCTTCAAGAGATTCTTTTTTACGAACTTTGGCATACAGGCTTCCGTCCAAAGGTCCTTGGGTATGGATtacttctaaaataaaaaggagagaaaaaggacaaaacttaaaaaaaaaatccaattctgATAAACCTATTAAAcaaaattcatccatccattgctTATCTCCATTCACTCCGTCAAGATTAAAGCATAAGATTAAAGCAGGTAACATAGGGCAAATGTAGGGTACACACTGACTTACTGccatcaaattaaacattttaaatccaaaacaaaagTGGGCAGGAGAAATATGGGTAGGAATAGGCCATGTGAGCACAGGCAAATCAGCTACAGCTAAATTAAACACAAGCTCAAGACTATCTAGAGAACtcgctttaaaaaaaggagtttgCAGTGCCCgaaaaaaatctgcacttctgaagaaaataacaTAAACCTGTGTCTTCTGAACTGCACTGGCAAATCAAACACTACTTAACACTTCTGTGGTATAAATCATTAGTCccataaaagcataaaagaccCCATACATAACAATGGTTATGTGGAACATTACCGTTTTGGGTTTGGGATTTTTAACTGTAATCTGAGACAAAATGCTTCATAGCATTCAAAGAAGGCACATAAACTGTAGGTTCACACACTGTCAtgactaaatgaaaaaaaaaaaaaaaacaggacgcCCCAATCAGAAAAATGTAGTCATCCCTGGAAAATCTGCATCACTGACTGGTAgggaaaaaggcttttcctgCCTAAGAAACCAACTAAAACAGAGTGTACTGAAACTGACAGAAAGAAAGTTTAAACATGTGTTATGTGCATAAGTCATGGGCAAGCAGACACACATTACTTGCATTACCATTAATTTGCAGCTCTTACTCCAAAAACACTAAAGGTGGCTGGATCAACTACAAAAAACATGACGATTCGATACAGACATTTCTACGTAAGCAAAATAAGCAGTAGACTGCCTCATTAAGTAAAAGTTTTCTTATTTACACCCACTTGAAAGAATGAAGACAAAATGCATCCGCTGGTAGTCTGTTCCTTTGATACTGCTCTAATAAACCTCTAAGACAAGCCTCTCACTTACTGTAGGACCAAATCAGCTCTATAGCCCGGACAGAAGCTGCACAAAGGTGCTGTCTGTGCTTACAGATATCTTTATCTTGACTTGAGTGAATACAGGCTTCTGTAATGGAGAACAGTGGGCGTACACGTTAGGTACTGCAATATCTCCAAGGATGACCGAGGGCAACTTGCCAAAGGAATGGGCCACTGTCGCTGTTCCACTCTCAGTGCTGGTAGGTTTCAAAAACAtccaatataaatatatataaatgtcaaatgaaaattgttttgtagATGACATATTGGAAAAATAAGTGCGCTTCGGGATTCCTGTGACCTAAACTGCCTAAAATGACACTTATTGAAATAGAAATGTGTAACTGCAAGAACAAGTCTAGAAAAGCTTTAAATGGTCAATGACTTAGTAGTTGTTGTTTGAGAAGCTCAAAATGAAGTCATCAGGACTCATATATAGACAACACTCAAGTATCAAGAACGTATCACACTGCGCATGCATACCCACTAACACATACATCTAATATAGCAGTCGCACCAATAAACAGACATCCGTCGTGAAAGAAGAGCCTTGTGAACTAACTTCAGCACCTTTTTTATCACCTGCCCTGTGGCCACATGTGACTCCACACTGATTAGGCATACAGCTGAGAGCTCACTAGATAGGAAAACAACACTTCAACAGGCTGCTTTACATCAGGTTCCAGTCTTTTTAGGgacacagcagaaaaaaaaatattaaaactctACCTGTTTGACTAATAGAAGATAGTACGGTCTCAATCTATCCTGGGAGGAACCCTGAAGAGGAACTCCCAGGGCAGCGCCAGGAGGGATTGCAGCAGCGGTTGGGGCGTTGGTTTTGGCGGCTTCCCCTGATCCCTTTCCTCTCCAGAATAGCTTAATGTGTGGCCAGAGAATTGCTGTCCTCCCTGGCTGCTTCAGAGCTCATTCTGGTCTAAAGACATCCCCTGCTATGAGTGTGCATGTGGGATATTTATCACAACAGCCAGGGTTATGTGTAGGTAGGAGGCGGGACCAAAGAAGCCACTGAGTTTCAAAGCACTGTGCTGTTGGGGGGACCAGTAGTCCAGTCTCTTTAATACTCAAGTGCTTCTTTAAAACACATACTACAGAtggtaaa contains:
- the LOC101155555 gene encoding tensin-1 isoform X13; the protein is MNRGGSLRRRLSSLRGAWRWSTGYLFRKGSTKSSKSMESRRRPSRSTSLLQALEETYELDLVYITERIISVSFPGSVEEQSYAVNLREVASMLRSKHGHNYLVFNLSEKRYDINQLNPKVLDFGWPDHHAPALDKICSICKAMDTWLSADSHNVVVIHNKGNRGRTGVVVAAYMHYSNISASADQALDRFAMKRFYEDKVLPVGQPSQKRYVEYFSGLLSGHIKINNKPLFLHHVIMHGIPNFEAKGGCRPFLKIYQAMQPVYTSGIYNVQGDSQTSICITIEPGLLLKGDILLKCYHKRYRNPCRDVIFRVQFHTCAVHDLGLVFGKEELDETYKDERFPEYGKVEFIFSFGPEKIHGQGMDHLENGPSVSVDYNTQDPLIRWDSYENFNQSCEDATEEVIHTQGPLDGSLYAKVRKKESLEGTVTPNGLPSTAAEHALPAVDHALSVSSDSGNSTASIKTDRTDEAVLQVSTVSQTHIPVGEDLPTVHHPPTPVQQPISPQEKKELEQLLSGLEGPMNRQAYLSTPTSAPGGMLHLVPAQVHVNGNNSIDRETDILDDELPTTQEGNSVDSLGTFSSTDGRATPADLYFQSEPVINGQDHLPYLERSVPEKPLEFTQSNVVKSDKSTSLNQNNTTPSSANYMAFQNSSLYRSHSFGTDLKSMPPAPTRTTSSRDAVQRGLNIWHQFGIPEEPLTEGLTFSPPPSVGMSSHHSLPQFPHRHSASQQEIEQSIETLNLLMLDLEPGLSAVMKSQSAPLKENSFVVTTQPSFSQNQARLSYQADAAVHTHTAEPSSLGSQSLLAQMIQTKPSTPEPAPVHRPLTSETVGATLSSQVFPSTSGSLQQKSISTFPPSTQLHSLEVSEPQRIPTSDSTSPQLREREPEEVCNVEGLVAQRVAEYTARAQSAIPSMTSAQSDHRRSHSLSGVQARTASFEEPSTLPRRRITSEGHSDDGKSPDIPMRSPIRCVSPEFVHAIGMNPGGRPRERNLHSYKEAFEEMDGGQISPTPTVGGEVFPQTPAFPMSPQTPYFNLCRSPPGLAKTPLSALGLKPHNPAEILLHQTGSDGEFSECDEAPRSYVESVARSAVSGGEPSTSPRSLSPPEDAKGQLGNLSPSNQTMNPPLSSSSPIRCSQGGHLLVDSNVSTSSQPTTDSGFQSQATEISFPTPTPSYQAPATPASSYLDSSSPTSSHLGNTTPTQSYLGSNSVLGGYVASDPGLSVSEPSKTLLNHRSPFVEHQSTPNQGLYQQLSAKQDGSIWLAQKSPANGFEVGVAGLGGSPVLGHRLSQGAQASPVLSRQGSLGQMSPHSPVLSRQPSLGQPIQTSPVLSRQPSITNPQGSPVLGRHPSVSQMSQRSPSLDRHPIHSGYTTPDERHGNLSRQSSSSGYQGPPTPSFPISPANYQDGGIIGIGGFRQGSPAPATQPQLPEKRRMSSGDRPNGALSYGTINGKIMSPMSGGSTPGYFHTLSDFSKFNIPDGSLENRLNVKFVQDTSKFWYKPEISREQAISLLKDREPGAFVIRDSHSFRGAYGLAMKVATPPPSVQQSKKGDITNELVRHFLIESSPKGVKLKGCPNEPYFGCLSALVYQHAITPLALPCKLIIPATDLIDEVPEDTSTNPMMERLKQGADIFVIPVQRDPADSHACNVLYVNSVEMESLTGPQAVAKAISETLAAAAPPTATIVHFKVSSQGITLTDNQRKLFFRRHYPTNTVTFCDTDPQDRKWNKPEGGVAKLFGFVARKQGSTTDNVTHLFAELEPGQPASAIVNFVSKMIASQKR